In a genomic window of Mus pahari chromosome 8, PAHARI_EIJ_v1.1, whole genome shotgun sequence:
- the Mlnr gene encoding LOW QUALITY PROTEIN: motilin receptor (The sequence of the model RefSeq protein was modified relative to this genomic sequence to represent the inferred CDS: inserted 6 bases in 4 codons; deleted 1 base in 1 codon; substituted 2 bases at 2 genomic stop codons) codes for MKAEHNSARVLAVLQANLYGYEDKGKDTEGVAAHGIKEAHQHALEQRRQRRPPPPTEGAPEQLWGSLPLCDERCCSGFPLAVPVSMVCPSLFPVGVSGSVVMVLLIGRYRDLWTTTNLYLGSMAVXGAPFNLCRLWRSGPRGFRLRLCRLSLYLGEGXTYAALLPKTALSVELYLASGRPLSAWVLVIRRPPRAQCLPPGCGAVLSFFLVGVHQDALPGLPADLDLNHTLQINPLFRAAELFSHECHXSPTQLEALGVVLWVTTAYSLPFLCLSVLCGLIDASCARARVLDQGXWKERGHRQTVLVLPVVVVLAVMVCWLPFQVXTIFYMNTEHPGMMHSSQYFNMVALQLLYQSASTKPILHNLVSNXYRAAVRKPLLLSQSRLGGGREGGSVEALGGILKTLLHRDDSLTSMRNQYGNFRL; via the exons ATGAAGGCAGAGCACAACTCAGCTAGAGTGTTGGCTGTCCTCCAGGCCAATCTGTATGGCTATGAAGATAAAGGGAAGGACACTGAGGGTGTCGCTGCTCATGGAATCAAG GAGGCCCACCAGCATGCCCTGGAACAGCGACGACagcgccgccccccccccccaaccgaGGGCGCGCCGGAACAGCTATGGGGCTCGCTGCCGCTGTGTGACGAACGCTGCTGCTCG GGGTTCCCCCTTGCGGTGCCGGTGAGCATGGTGTGCCCCAGCCTGTTCCCGGTGGGTGTAAGCGGTAGCGTGGTGATGGTGCTGCTGATCGGGCGCTACCGGGACTTGTGGACCACCACCAACCTGTACCTGGGCAGCATGGCGG GTGGGGCTCCCTTCAACCTATGCCGCCTGTGGCGCTCGGGGCCCCGAGGATTCCGGCTGCGTCTCTGCCGCCTATCTCTCTATTTGGGCGAGGGCTGAACCTACGCCGCGTTGCTGCCCAAGACCGCACTCAGTGTGGAGCTCTACCTGGCAAGCGGCCGCCCACTGTCAGCGTGGGTCCTTGTCATCCGACGTCCTCCGCGCGCTCAGTGCCTCCCTCCGGGTTGTGGCGCTGTTCTTAGCTTCTTTCTTGTGGGCGTCCATCAAGATGCCCTCCCCGGTCTCCCTGCGGACCTAGACCTAAACCACACTTTGCAAATCAACCCCTTGTTCCGC GCTGCAGAACTGTTCAGCCACGAGTGCC CGAGCCCCACTCAGCTAGAGGCGCTGGGGGTCGTGCTGTGGGTCACTACCGCCTATTCCCTGCCCTTCCTGTGCCTCAGTGTCCTCTGCGGGCTCATCGACGCTAGCTGTGCAAGAGCCAGGGTCCTGGATCAAGG GTGGAAGGAAAGGGGCCACCGGCAGACAGTCCTGGTCCTAC CGGTGGTGGTGGTTCTGGCAGTCATGGTTTGCTGGTTGCCTTTCCAAGT GACAATCTTTTACATGAACACTGAACATCCCGGGATGATGCACTCCTCTCAGTACTTTAATATGGTCGCTCTTCAACTTCTCTATCAGAGTGCATCCACCAAGCCCATCCTCCACAACCTCGTGTCCAATTAGTACAGAGCAGCTGTCAGGAAACCGCTTCTGCTGAGCCAGTccaggctgggaggagggagggagggagggtctgtAGAGGCACTCGGAGGAATCCTGAAGACACTGCTCCACCGAGATGATTCTCTAACCAGCATGCGGAATCAGTATGGGAACTTCAGGCTGTAG